Proteins encoded in a region of the Leopardus geoffroyi isolate Oge1 chromosome E2, O.geoffroyi_Oge1_pat1.0, whole genome shotgun sequence genome:
- the AURKC gene encoding aurora kinase C isoform X1 — MQSGSVQPADEEEEQTRDQGTEAAAGLVELGMPPVRRLTIEDFEIGRPLGKGKFGNVYLARLKESHFLVALKVIFKSQIEKEGLEHQLRREIEIQAHLQHPNILRLYNYFHDARRVYLILEYAPRGELYKKLQKSTTLDEQHTATIMEELADALTYCHEKKVIHRDIKPENLLLGFRGEVKIADFGWSVHTPSLRRKTMCGTLDYLPPEMIERRTYNETVDLWCIGVLCYELLVGNPPFESHSHNETYRRILKVDIRFPPSIPLGARDLISKLLRYQPSERLPLSQILEHPWVRAHSRRVLPPSVQMDS, encoded by the exons ATGCAGTCGGGCAGCGTGCAGCCCGCAGACGAAGAAGAGGAGCAGACCCGAGACCAGGGAACAG AAGCTGCAGCAGGCCTCGTGGAGCTCGGCATGCCCCCCGT GAGGCGCCTCACGATTGAGGACTTTGAAATCGGGCGTCCTCTGGGCAAGGGAAAATTTGGGAACGTGTACCTGGCTCGGCTCAAGGAAAGCCATTTCCTTGTGGCCCTGAAAGTCATCTTCAAGTCCCAGATAGAAAAGGAAGGACTGGAGCACCAGCTGCGCCGGGAAATTGAGATCCAGGCGCATCTACA gcaccccaatatccTACGCCTATACAACTACTTCCATGATGCACGCCGGGTGTACCTGATTCTGGAATATGCTCCAAGGGGTGAGCTCTACAAGAAGCTGCAAAAGAGCACCACTTTGGATGAACAGCACACAGCCACG ATAATGGAGGAATTAGCAGATGCTCTGACATACTGCCATGAGAAAAAGGTGATTCACAGGGATATCAAGCCGGAGAATCTGCTGCTGGGGTTCAGGGGTGAGGTGAAGATTGCAGACTTTGGCTGGTCTGTGCACACCCCATCTCTGAG gAGAAAGACCATGTGTGGGACTCTGGACTACTTGCCCCCAGAAATGATAGAAAGGAGAACATATAATGAGACGGTTGATCTGTGGTGCATTGGAGTGCTCTGCTATGAGCTGCTGGTGGGAAATCCACCCTTTGAGAGCCATTCCCATAATGAGACGTACAGACGTATCCTCAAG GTGGACATCAGGTTTCCTCCGTCAATACCTTTGGGGGCCCGGGACTTGATCTCCAAGCTTCTCAGATACCAGCCTTCGGAGCGGCTGCCTTTGTCACAGATCCTGGAGCACCCCTGGGTCCGGGCCCACTCTCGGAGGGTGCTGCCTCCATCTGTTCAGATGGATTCTTGA
- the AURKC gene encoding aurora kinase C isoform X2, producing MQSGSVQPADEEEEQTRDQGTAAAGLVELGMPPVRRLTIEDFEIGRPLGKGKFGNVYLARLKESHFLVALKVIFKSQIEKEGLEHQLRREIEIQAHLQHPNILRLYNYFHDARRVYLILEYAPRGELYKKLQKSTTLDEQHTATIMEELADALTYCHEKKVIHRDIKPENLLLGFRGEVKIADFGWSVHTPSLRRKTMCGTLDYLPPEMIERRTYNETVDLWCIGVLCYELLVGNPPFESHSHNETYRRILKVDIRFPPSIPLGARDLISKLLRYQPSERLPLSQILEHPWVRAHSRRVLPPSVQMDS from the exons ATGCAGTCGGGCAGCGTGCAGCCCGCAGACGAAGAAGAGGAGCAGACCCGAGACCAGGGAACAG CTGCAGCAGGCCTCGTGGAGCTCGGCATGCCCCCCGT GAGGCGCCTCACGATTGAGGACTTTGAAATCGGGCGTCCTCTGGGCAAGGGAAAATTTGGGAACGTGTACCTGGCTCGGCTCAAGGAAAGCCATTTCCTTGTGGCCCTGAAAGTCATCTTCAAGTCCCAGATAGAAAAGGAAGGACTGGAGCACCAGCTGCGCCGGGAAATTGAGATCCAGGCGCATCTACA gcaccccaatatccTACGCCTATACAACTACTTCCATGATGCACGCCGGGTGTACCTGATTCTGGAATATGCTCCAAGGGGTGAGCTCTACAAGAAGCTGCAAAAGAGCACCACTTTGGATGAACAGCACACAGCCACG ATAATGGAGGAATTAGCAGATGCTCTGACATACTGCCATGAGAAAAAGGTGATTCACAGGGATATCAAGCCGGAGAATCTGCTGCTGGGGTTCAGGGGTGAGGTGAAGATTGCAGACTTTGGCTGGTCTGTGCACACCCCATCTCTGAG gAGAAAGACCATGTGTGGGACTCTGGACTACTTGCCCCCAGAAATGATAGAAAGGAGAACATATAATGAGACGGTTGATCTGTGGTGCATTGGAGTGCTCTGCTATGAGCTGCTGGTGGGAAATCCACCCTTTGAGAGCCATTCCCATAATGAGACGTACAGACGTATCCTCAAG GTGGACATCAGGTTTCCTCCGTCAATACCTTTGGGGGCCCGGGACTTGATCTCCAAGCTTCTCAGATACCAGCCTTCGGAGCGGCTGCCTTTGTCACAGATCCTGGAGCACCCCTGGGTCCGGGCCCACTCTCGGAGGGTGCTGCCTCCATCTGTTCAGATGGATTCTTGA